A single region of the Verrucomicrobiia bacterium genome encodes:
- a CDS encoding T9SS type A sorting domain-containing protein produces MKLRHGFFLTISLFVLGVPSLIFGEWVGEALKQAKNRAVAGIVPPHSLAAANSSGQILLGYDSGPAIYFPQSAVAGSMWGVRFSPLQSCSLIAFSVFSAGGGGSVRVRIFDDSEGFPSQELISSFSVELGGDLTQQVIYLPFPVDVGENEFHVAFELLAGGPPYIAGDDDGGSGHSSYAPPGGGWSEMNTADLTVRAFVRYYGPDEIPPQLVHFPPDAAFAEEGLLINAQLSDFSGISEATAHYSINGGIWNTAPMVGKGETFEARVSPLSAGSTVRYFIEVKDGAPVPNLAFSPAGGSQTPYELPVYAGRQIKYDDGSAEDFFVADYRFDDNRFAVRLTPEVYPAQLRSLRAYVNDTARFYFSVWSDSAGLPGRLISGPWQAGLEQTERGWVDFELPASGRPVVENGDFFLVVQWAASSPTQPGVGSDGALPDGRSFFHTGSSGWKGWIYNDWMLRASYVAVKTTAENRPLKFSLEQNVPNPFNPSTEIRFRLEQPLVAELAVYNVLGQKIRVLVAGNLPKGEHVTVWDGRDERGQALSSGVYFYRLHTENRVLTRRMVLIK; encoded by the coding sequence ATGAAGCTTCGCCACGGGTTTTTCCTTACAATCAGCCTGTTTGTACTTGGCGTTCCGAGTTTGATTTTTGGCGAATGGGTGGGAGAAGCGCTCAAGCAGGCAAAGAACCGGGCGGTCGCAGGAATTGTTCCTCCCCATTCGCTTGCGGCTGCCAACTCCTCCGGACAGATTTTGCTGGGATATGATTCCGGCCCGGCGATTTATTTTCCGCAATCGGCGGTGGCGGGGTCAATGTGGGGGGTGCGCTTCTCCCCTTTGCAAAGTTGCAGCTTGATCGCCTTTTCGGTTTTCTCGGCCGGAGGGGGGGGAAGCGTACGGGTCCGTATTTTCGACGACTCTGAGGGATTCCCTTCCCAGGAATTGATTTCTTCCTTCTCTGTCGAACTGGGAGGGGATTTGACCCAACAGGTCATTTATTTACCCTTCCCGGTTGATGTCGGTGAAAACGAGTTTCACGTGGCTTTTGAACTTCTGGCCGGGGGGCCCCCTTATATCGCCGGCGACGATGACGGCGGCAGCGGACATTCCAGCTATGCTCCGCCCGGCGGCGGCTGGAGTGAAATGAACACCGCGGATTTAACCGTGCGAGCCTTTGTCCGCTACTATGGCCCGGATGAAATCCCGCCGCAGCTCGTTCATTTTCCGCCGGACGCCGCTTTTGCGGAGGAGGGGCTTTTGATAAACGCCCAACTCTCCGATTTTTCGGGCATATCCGAGGCAACCGCGCATTATTCCATCAACGGCGGGATTTGGAATACGGCTCCCATGGTGGGGAAGGGGGAAACGTTTGAAGCCCGGGTTTCACCGCTTTCGGCCGGCTCAACGGTGCGATATTTTATCGAGGTCAAGGATGGAGCACCTGTGCCGAATCTCGCCTTTTCGCCGGCGGGCGGATCGCAAACCCCCTATGAGCTTCCGGTTTATGCCGGCCGCCAAATCAAGTACGACGACGGCTCGGCCGAGGATTTTTTCGTGGCGGATTACCGATTCGACGACAACCGTTTTGCCGTGCGATTGACGCCGGAGGTTTATCCGGCGCAGCTTCGCTCGCTTCGGGCATACGTGAATGACACGGCCCGGTTTTACTTTTCCGTCTGGTCCGATTCCGCAGGTTTGCCGGGACGGCTGATTTCCGGCCCGTGGCAGGCCGGACTTGAACAGACGGAGCGGGGATGGGTCGATTTTGAACTGCCTGCCAGCGGCCGTCCGGTGGTTGAAAATGGAGACTTTTTTCTCGTCGTTCAATGGGCGGCCTCTTCCCCCACACAGCCGGGGGTGGGGTCGGATGGCGCCCTGCCGGACGGCCGCTCGTTTTTTCACACCGGCTCAAGCGGATGGAAAGGCTGGATTTATAACGATTGGATGCTGCGGGCCTCGTACGTGGCCGTCAAGACAACGGCAGAAAACCGGCCGCTGAAGTTTTCACTGGAGCAGAACGTTCCCAACCCGTTCAACCCCTCCACCGAAATCCGTTTTCGACTGGAGCAACCTTTGGTCGCCGAGCTGGCTGTTTACAATGTGTTGGGGCAAAAAATAAGGGTTCTTGTCGCCGGAAACCTACCCAAAGGGGAACACGTGACCGTTTGGGACGGACGGGATGAACGGGGACAGGCGCTTTCCTCCGGGGTATATTTCTACCGCCTTCACACGGAAAACCGGGTATTGACCCGGCGGATGGTTTTGATCAAATAG
- a CDS encoding sigma 54-interacting transcriptional regulator has product MKLADIQESWQVFVEARRFLEAGKPAEARSIMLAHERHAPPFRAAEEEAEAALLWAWIFHRENAYTEAIAKARQAYSGYRLTSNHTGAAESLYLLGLLFALTGELREAEKSLADALANYRRASDQKGIAQTYSELARLAFIRSDLKTAEEHLLESLEAARAAADSPGEGRVWGNLGRVQFLAGRWEEAEKSLRLALLVNGGIKARASQARNHLSLAYLYGHQGRSAEMEKEFSSAREIIREENLHREEVIYHEYRGEAFFWRKEWGKAESEYREALTLGERLAPHSGLVTQVQRRWAELLLAQERPQEAARRAEEALKLAQVLSEKEEIVACLRVLAEAWMETDRPEKAKAALDEALSFLPSLALPVEEVRLKLSAVWLLPAAEADQAQQHLEETVAALTRLKLAPVFTEPLFRTAERLLAKKRILLLEKVLEILERLEPVLQLSDESRRQQVSLAARLAESKVSFAYSAENRYALFLNLSREETLEAKLSLLVRELKAQAATLYSFADGRKEPEAAVGELPPSLFSSNGNETDEPRLSVLSNGALFSALSLPLMVEGEKAGVLHLSKQGRPFSQEELNLAAAAAAHFALELSHLTKKNLVRENERLLATLEEKCAFPNIITRSPLLFSAIEAAARVKDSDLSILLLGETGVGKDLLAKTIHFQSNRKEYRFVSVNCAALPETLLESELFGHRRGAFTGADRDKPGLFEEADGGTFFLDEVSEIPLSVQAKLLRVLEEKEVVRLGETRPRKVNVRLISAGNKDLKPLTETGHFRQDLFYRLSAFTLKLPSLRERKEDVPLLLEHFAEKYASGKKLRFNPAAFELLCAYEWPGNVRELENEVRKLAVLADEGGLVAPELLSAKFFGPDEKFNACHPATFSLYAFIAEAEKKHIQRALVEAGGVKKRAAELLKIPESTLRLKLKEYGIQPPEGR; this is encoded by the coding sequence ATGAAGCTGGCCGACATACAAGAAAGCTGGCAGGTCTTCGTTGAGGCCCGGCGGTTTTTGGAGGCGGGGAAGCCGGCCGAGGCCCGGTCGATTATGCTGGCCCACGAGCGGCATGCGCCCCCTTTCCGGGCCGCCGAAGAGGAAGCGGAAGCGGCGCTTTTGTGGGCTTGGATTTTCCACCGGGAGAACGCCTACACCGAGGCCATTGCCAAAGCCCGGCAGGCCTACAGCGGTTACCGGTTGACTTCCAACCATACCGGCGCGGCCGAGTCCCTTTATCTATTGGGACTGCTTTTTGCACTCACCGGGGAACTGCGGGAAGCGGAGAAATCGCTTGCCGACGCTTTGGCCAATTACCGCCGTGCCAGCGATCAAAAAGGGATTGCCCAAACCTACAGCGAGCTGGCGCGGCTGGCCTTTATCCGCTCCGATTTAAAAACGGCGGAAGAACATTTATTGGAGAGTCTGGAGGCCGCCCGCGCGGCCGCCGACAGTCCCGGGGAGGGAAGGGTGTGGGGAAATTTGGGACGGGTGCAGTTTTTGGCCGGCCGCTGGGAAGAGGCGGAAAAGTCGTTGCGGTTGGCTCTGCTGGTAAACGGGGGAATCAAGGCCCGGGCGAGCCAAGCCCGAAACCATCTTTCCTTGGCTTATCTGTACGGGCATCAGGGACGGTCGGCCGAGATGGAAAAGGAATTTTCTTCAGCCCGGGAAATTATCCGGGAGGAAAATTTACATCGGGAGGAAGTGATTTATCATGAATACCGGGGGGAGGCGTTTTTCTGGCGAAAGGAGTGGGGCAAGGCGGAAAGCGAATACCGTGAGGCATTGACCCTTGGAGAGCGTCTGGCCCCCCATTCCGGTCTTGTAACCCAGGTTCAGCGGCGCTGGGCGGAATTGCTCCTGGCGCAGGAACGACCACAAGAAGCTGCCCGCCGTGCCGAAGAGGCCCTGAAACTGGCGCAGGTGCTTTCTGAAAAAGAGGAGATTGTAGCCTGCCTGCGGGTTTTGGCGGAAGCTTGGATGGAGACCGACCGGCCGGAAAAGGCAAAGGCCGCTTTGGATGAGGCGCTTTCGTTTTTGCCTTCTTTGGCGCTCCCCGTTGAAGAAGTACGTCTGAAGCTTTCGGCCGTCTGGCTTTTGCCCGCGGCCGAAGCGGACCAAGCACAACAGCATCTTGAAGAAACGGTCGCCGCGTTGACCCGGCTGAAGCTGGCGCCGGTGTTCACCGAGCCACTTTTCCGGACGGCCGAGAGGCTTTTGGCAAAGAAGCGGATATTACTCCTCGAAAAAGTTCTGGAGATTCTGGAGCGGTTGGAGCCGGTGCTGCAGCTTTCGGATGAGAGTCGCAGACAACAGGTGTCACTGGCGGCGCGATTGGCGGAAAGCAAGGTTTCCTTCGCCTATTCGGCGGAAAATCGTTACGCTTTGTTCTTGAATTTAAGCCGCGAGGAGACCCTGGAAGCGAAGCTTTCGCTTTTGGTCCGGGAGTTGAAAGCCCAAGCGGCGACTTTGTACAGCTTTGCCGATGGCCGGAAGGAACCGGAGGCCGCCGTGGGTGAATTACCCCCCTCGCTTTTCAGCTCCAATGGGAACGAGACCGACGAGCCCCGGCTGTCGGTACTTTCCAACGGGGCGCTTTTTTCCGCTTTGAGCCTGCCCCTTATGGTGGAAGGAGAAAAAGCCGGCGTTCTGCACCTTTCCAAACAGGGCCGACCGTTTTCCCAGGAGGAATTAAATCTTGCCGCGGCCGCGGCCGCCCATTTTGCCTTGGAACTCTCCCATTTGACCAAAAAGAATTTAGTCCGGGAAAATGAGCGGCTTTTGGCCACGCTGGAGGAAAAGTGTGCCTTTCCCAACATCATTACCCGGTCGCCGCTCCTTTTTTCAGCCATTGAAGCGGCCGCGCGGGTCAAGGATTCCGACCTTTCCATTCTGCTTTTGGGTGAAACCGGCGTGGGGAAGGACCTTTTGGCCAAGACCATTCATTTCCAATCCAACCGGAAGGAGTACCGCTTTGTTTCGGTAAACTGCGCCGCCCTGCCGGAAACGCTTTTGGAGTCGGAGCTATTCGGCCATCGCCGCGGAGCCTTCACCGGCGCCGACCGGGATAAACCGGGACTTTTCGAGGAGGCGGACGGCGGCACCTTTTTTCTGGACGAGGTGAGCGAAATCCCGCTTTCCGTGCAGGCCAAGCTTTTGCGCGTGTTAGAAGAAAAGGAAGTGGTGCGGTTGGGAGAAACCCGCCCGCGCAAGGTAAACGTCCGCTTGATTTCGGCCGGAAACAAGGATTTGAAGCCCCTGACAGAAACCGGCCATTTCCGGCAGGATTTGTTCTACCGGCTTTCCGCCTTTACGCTTAAATTGCCGTCCCTGCGGGAGCGGAAGGAGGATGTTCCGCTGCTTCTGGAGCATTTTGCCGAAAAGTACGCCAGCGGAAAAAAACTGCGTTTCAATCCCGCCGCCTTCGAGCTTTTGTGCGCCTACGAATGGCCCGGAAACGTCCGGGAACTGGAAAACGAAGTGCGCAAGCTGGCGGTTCTGGCCGACGAGGGGGGGTTAGTCGCCCCCGAACTGCTATCCGCCAAGTTCTTCGGCCCGGATGAAAAATTCAACGCCTGCCATCCGGCCACGTTCTCCCTTTATGCCTTCATCGCCGAAGCGGAAAAGAAACACATCCAACGGGCCCTCGTGGAAGCTGGCGGGGTGAAAAAACGGGCGGCTGAATTGCTCAAAATTCCGGAGTCAACGTTGCGGCTCAAGCTCAAAGAATACGGCATCCAGCCCCCCGAGGGACGGTAG
- a CDS encoding dTDP-4-dehydrorhamnose 3,5-epimerase family protein, whose translation MIAGVRLKELKVIPDERGRLMEILRSDDELFIKFGQLYMTCVYPGVVKGWHYHHKQIDNFAVVRGMAKIVLYDSREGSATKGEINEFFLGEHNPKLLQIPALVYHGFKGISTEETIIINCPTEVYHYKNPDEYRVDPHKNDIPYDWGRKDG comes from the coding sequence ATGATCGCCGGCGTCCGTTTAAAAGAACTTAAGGTAATCCCCGACGAGCGGGGGCGCTTGATGGAGATTTTGCGCTCGGACGACGAGCTTTTCATCAAGTTCGGCCAGCTTTATATGACCTGCGTCTATCCGGGGGTGGTGAAGGGGTGGCATTATCACCACAAGCAAATCGACAACTTTGCCGTGGTGCGCGGAATGGCCAAAATCGTGCTCTACGACTCCCGCGAAGGTTCGGCCACCAAGGGGGAGATCAATGAGTTTTTTCTGGGGGAACACAACCCCAAGCTTTTGCAAATCCCGGCCTTGGTTTACCATGGATTCAAGGGGATTTCCACCGAGGAGACCATCATCATCAACTGCCCCACCGAGGTGTACCACTACAAAAACCCGGACGAGTACCGGGTGGACCCGCATAAAAACGACATTCCGTACGACTGGGGCCGGAAAGACGGATGA
- the rfbB gene encoding dTDP-glucose 4,6-dehydratase, translating into MKVLVTGGAGFIGSNFVRHLLSSRPDVEIINFDKLTYAGNLENLSDVEASPHYHFIRGDVAIRAELEPVFSEKIWGIVHFAAESHVDRSLYSPLVFVETNVFGTGNLLDLALRHKVERFVHISTDEVYGSTASGKFSETSHLNPTSPYSASKASSDLLALAYFKSFGLPVVVDRCTNNFGPYQFPEKLIPLFVTNAMENKPLPVYGDGLYVRDWLFVGDHCRAIEKMLFEGKPGEIYNVGGSNELTNLDITRRILARLKKPESLITHIADRPGHDRRYALDASKLQRELGWKVEQPLEQALDSTIDWYANNRSWWQKVKSGEYQQYYDRHYGVRMGSARAGL; encoded by the coding sequence ATGAAGGTTTTGGTCACCGGCGGAGCCGGATTCATCGGTTCCAATTTCGTCCGCCATCTGCTTTCCTCCCGGCCAGATGTTGAAATCATCAATTTCGACAAGCTGACCTATGCGGGCAACCTGGAAAATTTGTCGGATGTAGAAGCCAGCCCGCATTACCATTTCATCCGCGGCGATGTGGCGATACGCGCCGAACTGGAGCCGGTATTTTCGGAAAAAATCTGGGGAATTGTCCACTTCGCCGCCGAATCGCACGTGGACCGGAGTTTGTATTCGCCGCTGGTTTTCGTCGAGACGAACGTTTTCGGCACGGGGAATTTGCTCGATTTGGCCCTGCGGCACAAGGTGGAGCGGTTCGTGCACATCTCCACGGATGAGGTGTACGGCAGCACCGCCTCCGGAAAATTTTCCGAAACTTCGCACCTGAACCCGACTTCCCCCTATTCCGCCTCCAAGGCCTCTTCCGACCTGCTGGCCTTGGCCTATTTCAAGTCCTTCGGGCTGCCGGTCGTCGTTGACCGGTGCACGAACAATTTCGGTCCATATCAATTTCCGGAAAAACTGATTCCCCTGTTTGTTACCAATGCGATGGAAAACAAACCCCTGCCGGTTTACGGCGACGGGCTGTACGTGCGGGACTGGCTTTTTGTCGGCGACCACTGCCGGGCCATCGAGAAGATGCTTTTCGAGGGAAAACCGGGGGAGATTTATAACGTCGGCGGCAGCAACGAACTGACCAACCTGGACATCACCCGCCGGATTTTGGCGCGGCTGAAAAAGCCGGAGTCGCTAATCACCCACATCGCCGACCGCCCCGGCCACGACCGGCGGTATGCCTTGGATGCCTCCAAATTGCAGCGGGAACTGGGCTGGAAGGTTGAGCAGCCCCTCGAACAAGCGCTCGATTCCACCATCGACTGGTATGCCAACAACCGTTCCTGGTGGCAGAAGGTCAAGTCCGGCGAATACCAGCAGTATTATGATAGGCATTACGGAGTCCGGATGGGTTCGGCCAGAGCCGGGCTTTGA
- a CDS encoding ATPase, T2SS/T4P/T4SS family, with product MESKKRIGELFLEKKLVTQKQLEEALKIQKKTGERVGDILIRQGVITEEDFLSVISEKLSIPKVNVDNLVIAPEVIRRVPVELARKHRLIPILQLGGALTVAMVDPLDLIAIEELKYHTGLEINRVIAAPSQIQKAISDYYTVQDSVAEVVREMGFSGEDFSKEFAEASKKAGEATDEAADDAPIIRLVNLLLTQGIRDSASDIHIEPEETQLRVRFRIHGLMREAANPPKDLAPAIVSRIKIMANMDVSEKRLPQDGRFTHRVEKHEVDFRVSTLPTIFGEKVVLRILDKSSLAIHLEKAGMSSSQLERLRAAMKKPEGFILVTGPTGSGKTSTLYGILRELNSVEKNIITVEDPVEYHIPFISQVQTNEKAGLFFANALRSILRQDPDIIMVGEIRDRETAEIAVRSALTGHLVLSTLHANDAPSTVARLLDMGVEAYLLAASLVTVAAQRLVRQICPACKEKVTVPEALRKELWIDDPKAVFYRGAGCRECKQSGFSGRLGLFEMLVVTDSIRELIAARASTAVILAEARKQGMKLLRQDGAEKVLAGLTTVEEVLRVTSAGDFADIPKGELVSA from the coding sequence ATGGAGAGCAAGAAGCGCATTGGCGAACTGTTTCTGGAGAAAAAGTTAGTCACCCAGAAGCAGCTGGAAGAGGCGCTTAAAATACAAAAGAAGACCGGCGAGCGGGTCGGCGATATTTTGATCCGCCAAGGGGTAATCACCGAGGAGGATTTTCTTTCGGTCATTTCCGAAAAACTTTCCATTCCCAAGGTCAACGTGGACAACCTGGTCATCGCCCCGGAGGTAATCCGCCGGGTGCCGGTGGAACTGGCCCGAAAACACCGGCTGATTCCCATTTTGCAGCTGGGGGGCGCGCTCACTGTGGCGATGGTTGACCCGCTGGATTTGATTGCAATTGAAGAGTTAAAGTATCATACGGGGCTGGAAATCAACCGGGTCATCGCTGCACCGTCCCAAATCCAAAAAGCGATTTCGGACTATTACACTGTGCAGGATTCGGTGGCGGAAGTGGTCCGGGAGATGGGTTTTTCCGGCGAGGATTTCAGCAAGGAATTTGCAGAAGCATCCAAAAAAGCGGGGGAGGCCACGGATGAAGCGGCCGACGACGCCCCCATCATCCGGCTGGTCAACCTGCTTTTGACGCAAGGGATCCGGGATTCCGCCTCCGACATACACATCGAGCCGGAAGAGACCCAGCTTCGGGTGCGCTTCCGGATTCACGGGCTTATGCGGGAGGCGGCCAATCCCCCCAAGGATCTGGCGCCCGCCATCGTTTCGCGCATCAAAATCATGGCGAACATGGACGTTTCCGAAAAGCGGCTGCCGCAGGACGGGCGCTTCACCCACCGGGTCGAAAAGCATGAGGTTGATTTCCGCGTCTCCACGCTGCCCACCATTTTCGGGGAAAAAGTCGTTCTTCGAATTTTGGACAAATCCAGTTTGGCCATCCATTTAGAAAAAGCCGGCATGTCTTCTTCCCAACTAGAGCGACTGCGAGCGGCGATGAAAAAGCCGGAGGGGTTCATTCTGGTCACCGGCCCGACCGGCAGCGGCAAGACTTCGACCCTTTACGGCATTCTGCGCGAACTGAACTCGGTGGAAAAAAACATCATCACCGTCGAAGACCCGGTGGAGTATCACATCCCCTTCATCTCCCAGGTGCAAACCAACGAGAAAGCGGGGTTATTTTTTGCCAACGCGTTGCGCTCGATTCTGCGGCAGGATCCGGACATCATCATGGTGGGCGAAATCCGCGACCGGGAGACGGCGGAGATCGCCGTCCGCTCCGCCTTGACCGGGCATCTGGTGCTTTCCACCCTGCACGCCAACGACGCCCCGTCCACCGTGGCCCGTCTTTTGGACATGGGGGTGGAGGCGTACCTCTTGGCCGCCTCGCTGGTAACGGTGGCGGCCCAGCGGCTGGTGCGGCAGATTTGTCCGGCCTGCAAGGAGAAAGTGACGGTGCCGGAGGCGCTCCGCAAGGAACTCTGGATCGACGACCCGAAGGCGGTTTTTTACCGGGGAGCGGGCTGCCGGGAATGCAAGCAGAGCGGTTTTTCCGGACGGCTGGGGCTCTTCGAAATGCTGGTGGTGACCGATTCCATCCGGGAGTTGATTGCCGCCCGGGCTTCCACGGCCGTCATTTTGGCGGAGGCCCGCAAGCAGGGAATGAAGCTTTTGCGGCAGGACGGGGCGGAAAAGGTTTTGGCGGGGCTGACCACCGTGGAGGAGGTTTTGCGGGTCACCTCGGCCGGGGATTTTGCCGATATACCAAAAGGGGAGTTGGTTTCCGCTTGA
- a CDS encoding type II secretion system F family protein, protein MLPEFNYRAVDRMGISLSGTMQAETASDVSLRLDRMGYIPLSVERKEEGILHAFRWGSRRVPLSELIVFTRQLSTLYRAGIPILRALAVLSAQADHPQLRSAIEQARSDLESGVTLAEAFLRQEKIFGKLFVSSIKTGEATGHFDQVLDRLAEFLEREMKTKEDLKDALRYPTLVVIALAGAFVILVAFVFPKFAFLFSRFNTELPLPTRILMGLSVFIRGYWYYLIPPLFFAGYFFKRWLATDRGEVWADERKLKLPILGPLFLKVAMSRFSHMLSVLIKSGLPIIQSLQVVRGAIGNRIIAGEIERVEAGMVEGKEPKEIMERSPVFPPLAVQMFSVGSESGSLDRMLSEMAFHYDQEVAYATRRLSKLVEPALTAVLGATVLFFALSVFLPMWNLLNVFKR, encoded by the coding sequence ATGTTACCGGAATTTAATTACCGTGCCGTGGACCGGATGGGTATCTCCTTGTCCGGCACGATGCAGGCCGAAACCGCCTCGGATGTTTCGCTGCGGCTGGACCGTATGGGGTACATCCCCCTTTCGGTGGAACGCAAGGAAGAAGGCATTTTGCATGCCTTTCGCTGGGGAAGCCGCCGGGTGCCCCTTTCCGAGCTGATAGTTTTCACCCGCCAGCTTTCCACTCTGTACCGCGCCGGCATACCCATTTTACGCGCCCTGGCGGTGCTGTCCGCCCAGGCGGATCACCCCCAACTGCGTTCGGCCATCGAGCAGGCCCGATCCGATTTGGAATCGGGGGTCACCCTCGCGGAGGCGTTTTTGCGCCAGGAAAAGATCTTCGGCAAGCTGTTCGTCTCCTCGATAAAAACGGGGGAGGCGACCGGGCATTTCGACCAGGTATTGGACCGGCTCGCGGAGTTTTTGGAGCGGGAGATGAAAACCAAGGAGGATTTGAAGGATGCGTTGCGCTACCCGACCCTTGTGGTCATCGCCTTGGCGGGGGCGTTTGTCATTCTGGTGGCTTTTGTGTTTCCCAAGTTCGCCTTTCTTTTTTCCCGTTTCAATACGGAACTCCCCCTGCCCACCCGGATTTTGATGGGGCTCTCCGTATTTATCCGCGGCTATTGGTATTACCTCATTCCGCCTTTGTTCTTTGCGGGGTACTTTTTCAAGCGCTGGCTGGCCACGGACAGGGGGGAGGTATGGGCGGACGAACGAAAACTCAAACTGCCGATTCTGGGGCCGCTTTTTCTAAAAGTGGCGATGAGCCGCTTTTCGCACATGCTTTCGGTTTTGATCAAAAGCGGGCTCCCCATCATCCAGTCCCTGCAGGTGGTGCGGGGAGCCATCGGCAACCGCATCATCGCCGGCGAAATCGAACGCGTGGAAGCGGGGATGGTGGAAGGGAAGGAGCCGAAGGAAATAATGGAGCGCTCGCCGGTTTTCCCGCCTCTGGCCGTGCAGATGTTTTCGGTCGGCAGCGAATCGGGCTCTTTGGACCGGATGCTTTCCGAGATGGCTTTCCATTACGACCAGGAGGTGGCCTACGCCACCCGACGGCTTTCCAAACTGGTGGAGCCGGCTTTGACCGCGGTTCTGGGGGCGACGGTGCTGTTTTTCGCCCTTTCCGTTTTTTTGCCGATGTGGAATTTGTTGAACGTGTTTAAACGATAA
- a CDS encoding prepilin-type N-terminal cleavage/methylation domain-containing protein, protein MFLKTKNQSGFTLIELVIIIVVLGILAAVAIPRYMDISAQAKLSACKGALGGLRSGVSIFYANRAVTTGTATWPTLAEISTPGVVMEQAIPANPYQLPTSAPDSIVTGVTKGVIVGTRGGWAYNAATGEIWPNTNVAGENNL, encoded by the coding sequence ATGTTTCTAAAAACCAAAAACCAATCGGGTTTCACCCTGATTGAGCTGGTCATCATCATCGTCGTTTTGGGCATCCTGGCGGCGGTGGCGATACCGCGCTACATGGACATTTCCGCCCAGGCGAAGCTGTCCGCCTGCAAGGGGGCTTTGGGCGGGCTGCGCTCCGGCGTATCCATTTTCTACGCCAACCGGGCGGTGACCACCGGTACGGCCACCTGGCCGACGCTGGCTGAAATTTCCACCCCGGGCGTGGTGATGGAGCAGGCGATTCCGGCCAACCCGTACCAGCTTCCGACCAGCGCGCCGGACTCCATCGTCACCGGCGTCACCAAGGGTGTCATCGTGGGGACGCGCGGCGGCTGGGCGTATAACGCCGCAACGGGCGAGATCTGGCCGAACACCAACGTCGCCGGCGAAAACAACCTGTAG
- a CDS encoding prepilin-type N-terminal cleavage/methylation domain-containing protein: protein MKSESGFTLVELVIIIVVLGVVAAVAIPKIGDLITGSKTNATKEEMMRLKAAIMGNSAATSGGRISDRGYRGDVGSFPPNLTGLVTRPGGVAIWNPYTRLGWHGPYIDSTGGEYLRDAWGVNYVYDSTARTITSTGSGTNIVINF from the coding sequence ATGAAATCAGAGTCCGGATTTACGCTGGTGGAGTTGGTCATAATCATCGTCGTTTTGGGGGTGGTGGCGGCGGTCGCCATTCCGAAAATCGGCGACCTTATCACCGGCTCGAAAACCAACGCTACGAAAGAGGAAATGATGCGGCTGAAAGCGGCCATCATGGGAAATTCGGCCGCAACCTCCGGAGGGCGCATTTCCGACCGGGGATACCGGGGGGACGTGGGGAGTTTTCCGCCCAATTTGACCGGCCTGGTGACGAGACCGGGGGGTGTGGCCATCTGGAATCCATACACCCGGCTGGGCTGGCACGGCCCCTACATTGATTCTACGGGAGGAGAATATCTGCGGGACGCCTGGGGGGTCAACTACGTGTACGACTCCACGGCCCGGACGATAACCTCCACCGGTTCTGGGACGAACATTGTCATTAATTTTTAA